One segment of Rhodopirellula baltica SH 1 DNA contains the following:
- a CDS encoding PSD1 and planctomycete cytochrome C domain-containing protein, with product MPFHRRYFPSRLARETRLPRVLILATVLCSAVLGPFSPLRLDAADVDRETEDAKPVSESDESSVSFSRDIRPLLSNRCFACHGPDAGSREGGLRLDQPDGDEGAIGYAIEPHSVEESEVWHRITADDESMLMPPPDSHLDPFNEEEKELIRRWIESGAVYEDFWAFRAPKRPQPPTTKNAEWSAQTVDQFVLRKLESVRRHPSEEADARTLLRRVTFDLTGLPPSREAIRQFESAYADSPELAWEELVDDLLSRPQFGEHIARHWLDLVRFADTNGMHKDFYRNHVSYRDWVIRSFNENLPYDEFVRDQIAGDLHPQPTRDQLIASGFNRLHLIIDRGTALPEESHVKNVLDRVTAVGTAFMGLTVQCAQCHDHKFDPITQKEFFSLYAFFNNIDAEPETNPRQVVDGFQEPFARFPSEAQQAELERLDAELAKLDQQIAPLNKRVNQITKRIQQIKAIEPANEEAAEPETSQAENLEGTATDAEAMTPEEEAHAKTIRAWDALKEALHNELGQSKSSLAKLQKQRAKLQRDQTTVERAVDKAMVMKERDEVRKTFVLIRGQYDAPGEEVQRGVPSFLPPLEPQSETPSRMNLANWMVAPENPLTARVAVNRFWQLFFGVGLVKTSEDFGNQGEVPSHPELLDELAVTFVESGWDIKALLKRIVMSKTYRQSSRATPDEFKADAENRLLSRGPRYRLDAEMIRDQILFSSGLLSTRMHGPSVKPPQPDGLWKAVSMTGERFRPDQGESIYRRSVYTFWKRAMPPPQMTILNAPNRDACIARRERTNTPTQALLLLNESEYLRAARQLAQSVVHEPAEDRIVFAYETVTSKLPDAEEIDVLHTLLSDLRDEYASSPALVDDLCEGVSIDESQDKVELAAWTVLCNTLYNLDITKTKD from the coding sequence ATGCCATTCCACCGGCGATATTTCCCATCCCGACTCGCCCGCGAGACGCGCCTGCCTCGAGTCTTGATTTTGGCGACCGTCCTTTGCTCAGCCGTCCTCGGTCCGTTCTCGCCACTTCGCTTGGATGCCGCGGACGTTGATCGCGAAACCGAGGATGCCAAGCCGGTCTCGGAATCGGATGAGTCATCGGTTTCGTTCAGTCGCGACATTCGGCCGTTGCTTTCGAACCGATGTTTTGCCTGTCACGGTCCAGACGCTGGTTCGCGAGAGGGCGGTCTGCGGTTGGATCAACCCGATGGAGATGAGGGGGCGATTGGATACGCGATCGAACCTCACTCGGTTGAGGAAAGTGAAGTCTGGCACCGGATCACTGCCGATGATGAATCGATGTTGATGCCTCCGCCGGATTCGCACTTGGATCCGTTCAACGAAGAAGAAAAGGAACTGATTCGGCGCTGGATCGAAAGCGGGGCCGTCTACGAAGACTTCTGGGCGTTCCGTGCACCCAAACGGCCACAACCACCGACCACCAAGAATGCTGAGTGGAGTGCGCAAACGGTTGATCAGTTCGTGTTGCGAAAGCTCGAGTCAGTGCGGCGTCACCCGTCAGAAGAAGCCGATGCCAGAACGCTTTTGCGGCGAGTCACTTTCGATTTGACGGGACTGCCCCCCAGCCGAGAAGCGATCCGCCAGTTCGAATCGGCTTACGCCGACTCACCCGAATTGGCGTGGGAAGAACTGGTCGACGACCTGCTCTCGCGTCCTCAATTCGGCGAACACATCGCCCGTCACTGGTTGGACCTGGTGCGTTTCGCTGACACCAACGGGATGCACAAAGACTTTTATCGCAATCACGTCTCCTATCGCGATTGGGTGATCCGGTCATTCAATGAAAACCTTCCGTACGATGAATTTGTTCGAGACCAGATCGCTGGCGATTTGCATCCTCAACCGACTCGAGATCAACTCATCGCGTCCGGATTCAATCGATTGCATTTGATCATCGATCGCGGAACCGCTTTGCCAGAGGAAAGCCACGTCAAGAACGTGCTCGATCGTGTCACCGCCGTCGGCACCGCCTTCATGGGGCTGACCGTTCAGTGCGCACAATGCCACGACCACAAGTTTGACCCGATCACGCAGAAAGAGTTCTTTTCGCTCTACGCATTCTTCAATAACATCGATGCCGAGCCCGAAACCAACCCGCGACAAGTCGTGGATGGTTTTCAGGAGCCGTTCGCTCGATTCCCCTCCGAAGCTCAGCAAGCCGAACTGGAACGCCTGGATGCCGAATTGGCAAAACTCGATCAGCAAATCGCTCCTCTCAACAAACGAGTGAACCAAATCACCAAACGGATTCAGCAGATCAAGGCGATCGAGCCTGCAAACGAAGAGGCTGCCGAACCGGAAACGAGTCAAGCGGAGAATCTCGAAGGGACTGCGACCGATGCGGAAGCCATGACGCCAGAGGAAGAGGCTCACGCGAAGACAATTCGTGCGTGGGACGCTCTTAAAGAGGCTCTCCACAATGAACTTGGGCAGTCGAAGTCGTCGTTGGCGAAGTTGCAAAAACAGCGTGCGAAACTTCAACGAGATCAAACCACGGTCGAACGTGCTGTCGACAAAGCCATGGTGATGAAGGAACGCGATGAGGTCCGAAAGACGTTCGTTCTGATTCGCGGGCAGTACGACGCTCCCGGTGAAGAAGTCCAACGCGGCGTCCCTAGTTTCCTTCCGCCGCTGGAGCCCCAATCTGAAACACCGTCCCGCATGAATTTGGCCAATTGGATGGTGGCTCCGGAAAACCCGCTGACTGCTCGTGTGGCGGTGAACCGTTTTTGGCAACTCTTCTTCGGCGTCGGGCTTGTCAAAACGTCGGAGGACTTTGGCAACCAAGGCGAGGTCCCCAGCCATCCTGAATTGCTGGATGAATTGGCGGTGACGTTCGTCGAGTCGGGATGGGACATCAAAGCGTTGCTCAAGCGAATCGTGATGAGCAAAACATACCGCCAATCTTCGCGAGCCACGCCGGATGAGTTCAAAGCGGACGCGGAAAATCGGCTGCTCAGTCGCGGCCCGCGTTATCGGCTGGATGCTGAAATGATCCGCGACCAGATCCTGTTTTCCAGCGGATTGCTGTCCACGCGAATGCACGGACCGAGTGTCAAGCCACCGCAACCGGACGGGTTGTGGAAAGCGGTTTCGATGACGGGCGAACGCTTCCGTCCTGATCAAGGCGAATCCATTTATCGTCGTAGCGTTTACACGTTCTGGAAACGAGCGATGCCACCGCCGCAAATGACGATCCTCAACGCACCCAATCGCGACGCATGCATTGCACGCCGCGAAAGAACCAACACACCGACACAAGCCTTGCTGTTGCTCAACGAAAGTGAATACCTTCGCGCTGCTCGGCAGTTGGCTCAATCCGTTGTGCATGAACCCGCCGAAGATCGAATCGTGTTTGCCTACGAAACCGTCACGTCCAAACTCCCCGATGCCGAGGAAATCGACGTCCTCCATACGCTGCTGAGCGATCTGCGTGACGAGTATGCCAGCTCTCCCGCATTGGTTGACGATTTGTGCGAGGGAGTGTCCATCGACGAATCTCAGGACAAAGTCGAACTCGCCGCTTGGACGGTGCTGTGCAACACGCTTTACAACCTCGATATCACCAAGACCAAAGATTGA
- a CDS encoding DUF1501 domain-containing protein translates to MHNHISSTSENRRRFLANAGMGLGTTALASLVLGPKFANATAPNAASEATSDIPAGCHFAPKAKRVIFLFMAGAPSQIDLFDYKPELVKQFNQPLPPSVSQGQRVTAMTRGKEQLIVPSRFGFSQQGESGMWMSDLLPHLSTQVDKLCFIDSMHTESINHDPGKTAFCTGTELPGKPSMGAWLSYGLGTLNKDLPDYIVMPSAYWSGKVNVQALYSRLWGSGFLPSKHQGTSFQTSGDPVLFLSNPSGIDPTIRRRMLDSLGDLNRKHFGEIGDPEIETTIAQQEMAFRMQTSVPELTDISDESPETLAMYGEEVNNPGSYARNCLLARRMAERDVRFIQLFHRGWDHHSKLPANLPGQCQDVDQPTTALLKDLEQRGLLEDTLVVFAGEFGRTVYGQGKLDMDTYGRDHHPRCFTALLAGGGVQGGMRHGATDEFSYNVVADPVHVRDLHATMLHLLGVDHKRLTFPFQGLEQKLTGVEPARVVKEIIA, encoded by the coding sequence ATGCATAACCACATCAGCTCGACAAGCGAAAATCGTCGTCGGTTCTTGGCCAATGCCGGAATGGGATTGGGAACCACGGCGCTCGCATCGTTGGTCCTGGGGCCAAAGTTTGCCAACGCAACGGCCCCCAACGCCGCGTCCGAAGCGACATCCGATATCCCGGCGGGTTGCCACTTTGCTCCCAAAGCGAAACGCGTGATCTTTCTATTCATGGCGGGAGCTCCCAGCCAAATCGACTTGTTCGATTACAAACCGGAGCTGGTCAAACAGTTCAACCAACCGTTGCCGCCGTCGGTCAGCCAAGGCCAACGCGTGACCGCCATGACGCGTGGCAAAGAGCAACTGATCGTCCCCAGTCGTTTTGGTTTCTCGCAGCAAGGCGAGAGCGGCATGTGGATGAGCGATCTACTGCCTCACCTTTCAACCCAAGTCGACAAGCTGTGCTTCATTGATTCGATGCACACTGAATCGATCAATCATGACCCTGGTAAAACGGCGTTCTGCACCGGAACGGAACTGCCGGGCAAACCCAGCATGGGAGCTTGGTTGAGTTACGGATTGGGAACGCTCAACAAAGATCTGCCGGACTACATCGTGATGCCGTCGGCCTACTGGAGCGGCAAGGTCAACGTGCAAGCGTTGTATTCGCGTCTTTGGGGCAGCGGTTTTTTGCCTTCCAAGCATCAAGGCACCAGCTTTCAAACGTCGGGCGATCCGGTCCTGTTTCTTTCCAACCCCAGCGGCATCGACCCAACGATTCGGCGACGCATGCTCGATTCGCTTGGCGACCTCAATCGCAAACACTTTGGCGAGATCGGCGACCCTGAAATCGAAACGACGATCGCTCAACAAGAGATGGCGTTCCGGATGCAAACGTCGGTTCCCGAACTGACGGACATTTCCGACGAGTCTCCCGAAACGCTCGCGATGTATGGCGAAGAAGTGAACAACCCGGGTTCCTACGCCCGCAACTGTTTGCTGGCCCGCCGGATGGCGGAACGCGACGTTCGCTTCATCCAATTGTTCCATCGCGGGTGGGACCATCATTCGAAGTTGCCGGCCAATCTGCCCGGACAATGCCAAGATGTTGACCAACCAACCACGGCCTTGCTGAAGGATCTCGAGCAACGTGGATTGCTCGAAGACACACTGGTTGTCTTCGCTGGTGAATTCGGGCGAACGGTGTATGGCCAGGGCAAGTTGGACATGGACACCTATGGTCGCGATCACCACCCGAGGTGCTTCACTGCGCTGCTGGCCGGTGGCGGCGTCCAAGGTGGAATGCGGCACGGCGCGACCGATGAATTCAGCTACAACGTCGTCGCCGATCCTGTTCACGTTCGCGATTTGCATGCCACGATGCTTCATCTGCTGGGCGTCGACCACAAACGGCTCACGTTCCCGTTCCAAGGCCTGGAACAAAAATTGACCGGAGTCGAACCCGCCAGAGTGGTCAAAGAGATCATTGCCTGA
- a CDS encoding sulfatase family protein: MNCFRLSAVVACFVLIAGVWPSHQTQAKQPNVVFLLSDDQSWTDYGFMGHPHIQTPNIDQLAKSGLVYERGYVTAPLCRPSLASLATGLYPHQTGIRGNDPVMPTGQNRRKNMQLFASLRTKMTASLHRQPSFIRSLKDNGYATLQTGKWWEENPLDHGFTDAMTHGDVSRGGRHGDVGLQIGRTTMKPVYDFVDSAVADDKPFFIWYGVFLPHAPHNAPDRLFNKYKDIAPNEPTARYWANVEWLDEGCGQIIQHLKDKGLYEDTIFIYTCDNGWVQDPNKMNASIRSKREPVEAGIRTPIIISHAGAVTPRRDSETLASNIDVAPTILKACGIEPPKAMPGLDLRDPETLRQRNRIFVDVYDHDSDLDQLDDLDNGLQARVVIDGWDKLIVRPSGKELFDLQVDPDDRNDLAAKQADKVERLSNIIDEWLESTPVIGN, translated from the coding sequence ATGAACTGTTTCCGATTGTCCGCCGTTGTCGCGTGTTTTGTTTTGATCGCTGGAGTTTGGCCGTCGCATCAAACGCAGGCCAAACAACCCAACGTCGTGTTCCTGTTGAGTGACGACCAATCGTGGACGGACTATGGGTTCATGGGGCATCCACATATCCAGACACCTAACATCGATCAATTGGCGAAGTCAGGCTTGGTGTATGAGCGGGGCTATGTCACCGCGCCTCTTTGCCGGCCTTCGCTGGCAAGTCTCGCGACGGGCCTGTATCCGCATCAGACCGGAATTCGCGGAAACGATCCCGTGATGCCGACCGGTCAGAATCGCAGAAAGAACATGCAACTCTTCGCATCGTTGCGGACGAAAATGACCGCTTCGCTGCACCGGCAACCCTCGTTCATTCGGTCGCTCAAGGACAATGGCTACGCGACCTTGCAAACTGGAAAGTGGTGGGAAGAAAACCCACTGGATCATGGTTTCACCGATGCCATGACCCACGGCGATGTTTCGCGAGGCGGCCGGCACGGGGACGTGGGTTTGCAGATCGGTCGAACCACGATGAAACCGGTGTATGACTTCGTCGACTCCGCCGTCGCAGACGACAAACCATTCTTCATCTGGTACGGAGTCTTTCTGCCGCACGCACCGCACAATGCTCCCGACCGTTTGTTCAACAAGTACAAAGACATCGCTCCCAATGAACCCACCGCTCGGTACTGGGCCAACGTGGAATGGTTGGACGAAGGGTGTGGACAGATCATCCAGCACTTGAAAGACAAGGGCCTCTACGAAGACACGATCTTCATCTACACCTGTGACAACGGTTGGGTCCAAGATCCCAACAAAATGAACGCGAGCATTCGCTCCAAACGAGAGCCCGTGGAAGCTGGGATTCGGACGCCGATCATCATTTCTCATGCTGGTGCCGTGACACCTCGCCGCGATTCAGAAACGCTTGCCAGCAACATTGATGTTGCTCCGACCATTTTGAAAGCCTGCGGCATTGAACCTCCGAAGGCGATGCCCGGATTGGACCTGCGTGATCCCGAGACGCTGCGTCAACGAAACCGAATCTTTGTGGACGTCTATGATCACGACAGCGATCTCGACCAACTGGATGACCTCGACAATGGCTTGCAAGCTCGAGTTGTCATCGACGGATGGGACAAACTGATCGTCCGACCAAGCGGAAAAGAACTTTTTGATCTTCAAGTCGATCCAGATGATCGAAACGATCTCGCAGCAAAGCAGGCCGACAAAGTCGAACGTCTGTCAAACATCATCGACGAGTGGCTCGAGAGCACGCCGGTCATCGGGAACTGA